One region of Clavibacter michiganensis subsp. tessellarius genomic DNA includes:
- a CDS encoding acyl-CoA dehydrogenase family protein yields the protein MTPADPLDPHALLDDALLERIRSRAAGYDERAAFFTEDLAELREAGYLRLLVPRDLGGSGASLADAVRCQSLLAEAAPATALGVGMHLVWTAVARILADRGDDSLRGVLEDAARGEVLAFAISEPGNDAGLGDARTRAVPDGTGGYNFTGTKASASMSPAWTRLGLFGRDDADPERPLLVHAFVRRDAPGLEIVQDWDTLGMRATRSDSVELRDVHAPAADVVRRREAGRRDDPFALAVLQAFELLIASVYAGLGRRALDLAVASARSRTSHAAGGASLAVDPAVRALVAEAALQQDALAPQLRALAEDVDRGVDHGDRWPSLLVGAKARATRTAADVVRAAVGVVGGSAFRTGDELGRLHRDALAGGFHPPSDRQAAETLATALLGPAGRPV from the coding sequence ATGACGCCGGCCGACCCGCTCGATCCGCACGCGCTCCTCGACGACGCCCTGCTCGAGCGGATCCGCTCCCGGGCCGCCGGCTACGACGAGCGCGCCGCCTTCTTCACGGAGGACCTGGCGGAGCTGCGGGAGGCGGGGTACCTGCGCCTCCTCGTGCCGCGCGACCTCGGCGGATCCGGCGCCTCGCTCGCGGACGCCGTGCGCTGCCAGTCGCTCCTCGCGGAGGCCGCTCCCGCGACGGCCCTCGGCGTCGGCATGCATCTCGTCTGGACGGCCGTCGCGCGGATCCTCGCCGACCGCGGCGACGACTCCCTCCGCGGCGTGCTCGAGGACGCCGCCCGTGGCGAGGTGCTCGCCTTCGCCATCAGCGAGCCCGGCAACGACGCCGGCCTCGGCGACGCCCGCACGCGCGCCGTGCCCGACGGCACGGGCGGCTACAACTTCACGGGCACGAAGGCGTCCGCGAGCATGTCTCCCGCGTGGACCCGGCTCGGGCTCTTCGGCCGGGACGACGCCGATCCCGAGCGGCCGCTCCTCGTGCACGCGTTCGTGCGCCGCGACGCGCCGGGCCTCGAGATCGTCCAGGACTGGGACACCCTCGGCATGCGCGCGACGCGCAGCGACAGCGTCGAGCTGCGCGACGTGCATGCCCCCGCCGCCGACGTCGTCCGCCGCCGCGAGGCGGGACGTCGCGACGACCCCTTCGCGCTCGCGGTCCTCCAGGCCTTCGAGCTGCTGATCGCGTCCGTGTACGCGGGGCTCGGCCGGCGCGCGCTCGACCTCGCGGTCGCGTCCGCGCGGAGCAGGACCTCCCACGCCGCGGGCGGAGCGTCCCTCGCCGTCGACCCCGCCGTGCGCGCGCTCGTCGCCGAGGCGGCCCTCCAGCAGGACGCCCTCGCCCCGCAGCTGCGGGCGCTCGCCGAGGACGTGGACCGCGGCGTCGACCACGGCGACCGGTGGCCGTCGCTCCTCGTGGGCGCCAAGGCCCGCGCCACGCGCACCGCGGCGGACGTCGTGCGCGCGGCCGTCGGCGTCGTCGGCGGATCGGCGTTCCGCACGGGCGACGAGCTCGGCCGCCTGCACCGCGACGCGCTGGCCGGCGGCTTCCACCCGCCGAGCGACCGGCAGGCCGCCGAGACGCTCGCGACGGCGCTCCTCGGGCCCGCCGGGCGCCCGGTCTGA
- a CDS encoding VOC family protein gives MPDLLSADTTMGPVTLLVRDLDAMTAYYRDAVGLDLVAEGRGSATLGRGSAPAVILETGHGLDLPSPGDAGLFHTAVLFDTPAALARSVASVARRAPGTYAGSADHLVSRAFYFTDPEGNGVELYTDRPRDEWTWEDGHVVMGSLRLDPNAYLQQELAPVASPADDAAGIGHVHLQVGDTETASAFYVDTLGFELVAGWHGSAIFVSAGGYHHHMAMNTWNSRGAGRRPATLGLGTVRIEVPTRDEVEAVDARLRHAGVATRDDGRALAFEDPWGNALVLSAG, from the coding sequence ATGCCCGACCTGCTCTCCGCCGACACGACCATGGGGCCCGTGACCCTCCTGGTCCGCGACCTCGACGCCATGACCGCCTACTACCGCGACGCCGTCGGCCTCGACCTCGTCGCCGAGGGCCGGGGGTCCGCGACGCTCGGCCGGGGGAGCGCCCCCGCCGTGATCCTGGAGACCGGGCACGGCCTCGACCTGCCGAGCCCCGGGGACGCGGGCCTCTTCCACACGGCCGTGCTCTTCGACACCCCCGCGGCCCTGGCGCGCTCGGTCGCCTCCGTCGCGCGTCGCGCGCCCGGCACGTACGCGGGCAGCGCCGACCACCTGGTGAGCCGCGCGTTCTACTTCACCGACCCCGAGGGCAACGGCGTCGAGCTCTACACCGACCGCCCGCGGGACGAGTGGACGTGGGAGGACGGGCACGTCGTCATGGGCTCGCTCCGCCTCGACCCGAACGCCTACCTGCAGCAGGAGCTCGCGCCCGTCGCCTCGCCCGCGGACGACGCGGCCGGCATCGGGCACGTGCACCTCCAGGTGGGCGACACGGAGACGGCGAGCGCGTTCTACGTCGACACGCTCGGCTTCGAGCTCGTCGCCGGCTGGCACGGCTCGGCGATCTTCGTCTCGGCCGGCGGGTACCACCACCACATGGCCATGAACACCTGGAACAGCCGCGGCGCGGGTCGGCGTCCGGCGACGCTCGGGCTCGGCACCGTCCGCATCGAGGTGCCCACGCGCGACGAGGTCGAGGCCGTCGACGCGCGGCTCCGCCACGCGGGCGTGGCCACGCGGGACGACGGGCGCGCGCTCGCGTTCGAGGACCCGTGGGGCAACGCGCTGGTCCTGTCGGCCGGCTGA
- a CDS encoding SGNH/GDSL hydrolase family protein — protein MTQPHPWRRYVALGDSFTEGIGDPEPGSPGGHRGWADRVAEVLADQVEGFSYANLAIRGRLLAQIADEQVEPALALHPDLVSLSAGGNDILRPGADPDRLADRLDGMVARLSSEGATVVLFTGTDVKFSPVFGRLRGKVAIYNEDIRAIAARHDCIVADQWSLTEIQDPRMWDVDRLHLAPLGHHTVARMVLAALAVENDLEPRKPEPLPARTWRQARAGDIDWARSYFVPWVLRRLRHQSSGDGRTAKRPDASPWTRVDAGG, from the coding sequence ATGACCCAGCCCCACCCCTGGCGCCGCTACGTCGCCCTCGGCGACTCCTTCACGGAGGGCATCGGCGATCCCGAGCCGGGCAGCCCGGGCGGGCACCGGGGCTGGGCGGACCGCGTGGCCGAGGTGCTCGCGGATCAGGTCGAGGGCTTCTCCTACGCGAACCTCGCCATCCGCGGACGGCTCCTCGCGCAGATCGCCGACGAGCAGGTCGAGCCGGCCCTGGCCCTGCACCCCGACCTCGTGTCCCTCTCCGCGGGCGGCAACGACATCCTCCGGCCGGGCGCCGACCCCGACCGGCTCGCGGACCGCCTCGACGGCATGGTCGCCCGGCTCTCCTCCGAGGGCGCGACCGTGGTGCTCTTCACGGGCACCGACGTCAAGTTCTCCCCCGTGTTCGGGCGCCTCCGCGGCAAGGTCGCGATCTACAACGAGGACATCCGCGCGATCGCCGCCCGGCATGACTGCATCGTGGCCGACCAGTGGTCGCTCACCGAGATCCAGGACCCGCGCATGTGGGACGTCGACCGGCTGCACCTCGCGCCGCTCGGCCACCACACGGTGGCGCGCATGGTGCTCGCCGCGCTCGCCGTGGAGAACGACCTCGAGCCCCGGAAGCCCGAGCCGCTCCCGGCGCGCACGTGGCGGCAGGCGCGCGCGGGCGACATCGACTGGGCGCGGTCCTACTTCGTGCCGTGGGTGCTGCGGCGGCTCCGCCACCAGTCCTCCGGCGACGGGCGCACGGCCAAGCGGCCGGACGCCTCGCCGTGGACGCGCGTCGACGCGGGCGGCTGA
- a CDS encoding DEAD/DEAH box helicase, with amino-acid sequence MSTLPSPPPHVGSAAAEHLSPAFPERAAWGTVSKLRAWQEEALTAYFENEPRDFLANATPGAGKTTFALRLASELLHRKTVDRITVVAPTEHLKKQWADAAARAGVRLDPMYSNSSGALGRHYHGAAVTYAQVAANPYLHKTMTESSRTLVILDEVHHGGDALSWGDAIREAFERATRRLSLTGTPFRSDTAPIPFVSYLRDHRGVRLSQTDYDYGYGRALADGVVRPVIFLAYAGSMRWRNKMGDEMEAQLAEGNTKDITSQAWRTALAPDGEWIPQVLAAADRRLSEVRQSIPDAGGLVIATDHTTARAYAAILQRLSGQPVTLVLSDDVEASANIDRFSAGTSRWMVAVRMVSEGVDVPRLAVGVYATSASTPLFFAQAIGRFVRARRRGETASIFLPSVPNLLVLANELERQRDHALDRDSSKEGDLYNPEDAMMGEANRSEKGSDSLLSEFSFEAMGSEATFDKVLFDGAEFGQMADVGSLEEEEFIGLPGILEPEQVRELLAQRQHRQSKHASERERKQAESGAPKDPDDIPLYRTLKEQRQLLNSLVGMRAKLHGEPHGLVHAELRRVCGGPAVGQCSVTQLQQRIDQLRRWMRS; translated from the coding sequence GTGAGCACCCTGCCGTCCCCTCCTCCGCACGTCGGATCCGCCGCGGCCGAGCACCTCTCGCCGGCCTTCCCGGAGCGCGCCGCCTGGGGCACCGTCAGCAAGCTGCGGGCCTGGCAGGAGGAGGCCCTCACCGCCTACTTCGAGAACGAGCCGCGCGACTTCCTCGCCAACGCGACCCCGGGCGCCGGCAAGACCACGTTCGCGCTCCGCCTCGCCTCCGAGCTGCTGCACCGCAAGACCGTCGACCGGATCACGGTCGTCGCGCCCACCGAGCACCTCAAGAAGCAGTGGGCCGACGCCGCGGCGCGCGCGGGCGTGCGCCTCGACCCGATGTACAGCAACAGCTCCGGCGCCCTCGGCCGGCACTACCACGGGGCCGCCGTCACGTACGCGCAGGTGGCCGCGAACCCGTACCTGCACAAGACCATGACCGAGTCGAGCCGCACCCTCGTGATCCTCGACGAGGTCCACCACGGCGGCGACGCGCTCAGCTGGGGCGACGCGATCCGCGAGGCCTTCGAGCGTGCGACCCGCCGCCTCTCGCTCACGGGGACGCCCTTCCGCTCGGACACGGCGCCCATCCCGTTCGTCAGCTACCTCCGCGACCACCGCGGCGTCCGCCTCTCGCAGACCGACTACGACTACGGCTACGGCCGCGCGCTCGCCGACGGCGTCGTCCGGCCCGTCATCTTCCTCGCCTACGCCGGCAGCATGCGCTGGCGCAACAAGATGGGCGACGAGATGGAGGCGCAGCTCGCCGAGGGCAACACGAAGGACATCACCTCGCAGGCGTGGCGCACGGCGCTCGCCCCGGACGGGGAGTGGATCCCTCAGGTTCTCGCCGCGGCCGACCGCCGCCTCAGCGAGGTGCGGCAGTCGATCCCGGACGCGGGCGGCCTCGTCATCGCGACCGACCACACCACCGCGCGCGCCTACGCCGCGATCCTCCAGCGCCTCAGCGGCCAGCCCGTCACCCTCGTCCTCTCCGACGACGTCGAGGCGAGCGCGAACATCGACCGCTTCTCCGCCGGCACCTCGCGGTGGATGGTCGCGGTGCGCATGGTGTCCGAGGGCGTCGACGTGCCGCGCCTCGCCGTCGGCGTGTACGCCACCAGCGCGTCCACCCCGCTGTTCTTCGCGCAGGCCATCGGCCGCTTCGTGCGGGCCCGCCGCCGCGGCGAGACGGCGTCGATCTTCCTGCCCAGCGTCCCGAACCTCCTCGTGCTCGCCAACGAGCTCGAGCGCCAGCGCGACCACGCCCTCGACCGCGACTCCTCCAAGGAGGGCGACCTCTACAACCCCGAGGACGCCATGATGGGCGAGGCGAACCGCAGCGAGAAGGGGTCCGACTCCCTCCTCAGCGAGTTCTCCTTCGAGGCGATGGGCTCCGAGGCCACCTTCGACAAGGTGCTCTTCGACGGCGCCGAGTTCGGGCAGATGGCCGACGTCGGCAGCCTCGAGGAGGAGGAGTTCATCGGGCTCCCCGGGATCCTCGAGCCCGAGCAGGTGCGTGAGCTCCTCGCCCAGCGGCAGCACCGGCAGTCCAAGCACGCCAGCGAGCGGGAGCGCAAGCAGGCGGAGAGCGGCGCCCCCAAGGACCCGGACGACATCCCGCTGTACCGCACGCTCAAGGAGCAGCGGCAGCTCCTCAACAGCCTCGTCGGCATGCGCGCCAAGCTGCACGGCGAGCCGCACGGGCTCGTGCACGCGGAGCTCCGGCGCGTCTGCGGCGGGCCCGCGGTCGGCCAGTGCAGCGTGACGCAGCTGCAGCAGCGCATCGACCAGCTCCGCAGGTGGATGCGCAGCTAG